In Pseudoalteromonas sp. MM1, a single window of DNA contains:
- a CDS encoding CHAD domain-containing protein, producing the protein MSNIKAWKLMSLFCLLAVLMGCQSKEEQLQQTIQESIKKADVELSQLGTALDNGTIRNAVLLKEYGKLLKQQQPELSQVVDVITLDATRQGALYSGLTQRLKDIKGTYLIPPYEDTLHSIDLLREAAKPTLFSDALTDPINMLADMSKGSLARVGAISKEAEGAGEGNQLVGNPNYGNWQTNSSGISFWQWYGMYRILGDVFDRVEYGRWSSRRKYSYYNDYGRYRYSSPKQIKTQSALETRTRQSYQRQGKQFTSPYASKKTGASGLSRSSYTPPKSRSSYSRSSSYSNSSGSIRNSGSRTSRGVSRGK; encoded by the coding sequence ATGTCGAATATAAAAGCTTGGAAACTTATGAGCCTGTTTTGTTTGCTTGCAGTGCTTATGGGTTGTCAATCTAAAGAAGAGCAACTACAACAAACAATTCAAGAGTCTATTAAAAAGGCAGATGTTGAGCTTTCACAGCTTGGTACTGCGCTTGATAATGGCACGATACGTAATGCTGTATTGCTTAAAGAATATGGCAAACTCCTTAAACAGCAACAGCCAGAACTTAGTCAGGTTGTTGATGTAATTACCCTTGATGCTACAAGGCAAGGTGCACTTTACAGTGGTTTAACACAACGACTTAAAGATATTAAAGGCACTTATTTAATTCCTCCCTACGAAGACACGCTACACAGTATTGACTTACTACGTGAGGCGGCTAAGCCTACGTTGTTTTCTGATGCGTTAACTGACCCGATTAATATGCTAGCCGATATGTCTAAAGGCAGCCTTGCGCGTGTTGGTGCTATTAGCAAAGAAGCGGAGGGCGCAGGTGAAGGTAATCAGCTGGTAGGCAACCCTAATTACGGAAACTGGCAAACTAATAGTAGTGGTATTAGTTTTTGGCAGTGGTATGGGATGTACCGTATTTTAGGCGATGTATTTGACCGTGTTGAATATGGACGTTGGAGCAGCCGTCGTAAGTACAGCTATTACAACGACTACGGCCGTTACCGCTATTCAAGTCCTAAACAAATTAAAACGCAAAGTGCGTTAGAAACACGTACGCGTCAATCGTACCAACGCCAAGGCAAACAGTTTACTAGCCCTTATGCGAGCAAAAAAACGGGGGCTTCGGGCTTAAGCCGTAGTAGCTATACGCCGCCTAAAAGCCGCAGCAGTTACTCACGTTCTAGTAGCTACAGCAATAGCTCTGGATCGATACGCAATAGCGGTAGCAGAACCTCTCGTGGCGTGAGCCGTGGTAAGTAA
- a CDS encoding polyamine aminopropyltransferase has product MSSTTTSPSKSRLLGHDILLITVMAVLAGCGLIYEYLLSHYAGRVLGSVESAIYAMIGTMIVAMGLGAFLARWFKDAFTAFAWLESIIALIGMGCILAIAGVIAVSYSLPHLFSSIFNLPPDVVLNGYVFQKLQEWSRFLPYVFGLVLGLFIGMEIPLIARIRQHVYGRFLENNAGTIYGADYIGAGIGAAIWVSIMLAMPIMQAAAWTALFNILAGLAFLWRYHTHVRFAKALLVCHIVLLALFGFILVMGSSWMNSLSNVLYKDKVIYSQATKYQHVVLTERLSKNQPVPITDLYLNGRLQFSSIDEQIYHSMLVYPAMLASNRHDNVLIIGGGDGLALRDVLKWPVSKVTLIDLDAQLLNLFGHKDGDFTAPESISKRLLALNKQSMLDSRANIIVGDAFLEIEKLLDQGKQFDTILIDLPDPNHPDLNKMYSDYFYNHVRQLLAPDGAMAVQSTSPYHAKKAFLSIAKTVKAAGFDYVEQYQQNIPSFGQWGWTIATKMGQPASGRIKNVSEMPVPSRWVSKEYLLASFVFPNQYFEQVKSIEVNRLGSGQLYDYYRNAWQIESELYKN; this is encoded by the coding sequence GTGTCATCAACTACAACTAGCCCAAGTAAATCACGTTTACTTGGGCACGATATTTTACTAATCACTGTTATGGCCGTACTCGCTGGGTGCGGCCTTATTTATGAATACTTACTTTCGCATTACGCAGGGCGAGTACTGGGCTCTGTAGAAAGTGCTATTTATGCCATGATTGGCACCATGATAGTTGCCATGGGCTTAGGCGCATTTTTAGCCCGTTGGTTTAAAGATGCTTTTACCGCCTTTGCTTGGCTGGAAAGTATTATTGCCCTGATTGGTATGGGCTGTATTTTGGCAATAGCCGGTGTAATTGCTGTAAGTTACTCACTGCCTCATTTATTTTCTAGTATTTTTAATTTACCGCCAGATGTTGTGCTTAACGGCTATGTATTTCAAAAGCTGCAAGAGTGGTCACGCTTTTTACCTTATGTGTTTGGTTTAGTACTGGGTTTGTTTATTGGGATGGAAATACCGCTTATTGCGCGTATTCGCCAACATGTGTACGGGCGCTTTTTAGAAAACAATGCAGGCACCATTTATGGTGCCGATTATATTGGCGCCGGTATTGGTGCGGCTATTTGGGTAAGCATTATGCTGGCGATGCCTATAATGCAAGCTGCAGCGTGGACAGCGCTTTTTAATATATTGGCAGGGCTCGCCTTTTTATGGCGCTACCATACTCATGTGCGCTTTGCTAAGGCACTTTTAGTTTGTCATATAGTATTACTGGCATTGTTTGGGTTTATTTTAGTGATGGGAAGTAGCTGGATGAACAGCTTAAGTAATGTGCTTTACAAAGATAAAGTTATTTACTCACAAGCAACTAAATACCAGCATGTAGTATTAACTGAGCGCTTAAGCAAAAACCAGCCTGTGCCTATTACCGACTTGTATTTAAATGGGCGCTTGCAGTTCTCAAGTATTGATGAGCAAATATATCATTCAATGCTGGTGTATCCGGCAATGCTCGCATCAAACCGGCATGATAACGTATTAATTATTGGTGGTGGCGACGGGCTTGCCCTTAGAGATGTTTTAAAGTGGCCAGTGAGCAAGGTAACGTTAATTGATTTAGATGCACAGCTGCTTAATCTATTTGGCCATAAAGACGGTGATTTTACAGCACCTGAGTCTATAAGTAAGCGGTTATTAGCGCTAAATAAGCAATCGATGTTAGATTCGAGAGCCAATATTATTGTGGGAGATGCGTTTTTAGAGATTGAAAAGCTGCTTGATCAAGGTAAGCAATTTGACACTATTTTAATCGACTTGCCAGACCCTAATCACCCCGATTTAAACAAAATGTACAGCGACTATTTTTATAACCATGTGCGTCAATTGTTAGCCCCTGATGGCGCAATGGCAGTGCAATCAACCTCGCCTTATCATGCCAAAAAAGCATTTTTAAGTATTGCTAAAACGGTAAAAGCGGCAGGTTTTGATTATGTTGAGCAGTATCAGCAAAATATTCCTTCGTTTGGACAGTGGGGGTGGACTATTGCCACTAAAATGGGTCAACCAGCCAGTGGGCGAATTAAAAATGTAAGCGAAATGCCGGTGCCATCAAGGTGGGTAAGTAAAGAATATTTATTAGCCAGTTTTGTATTTCCTAACCAGTATTTTGAACAAGTTAAAAGTATTGAGGTCAATAGGTTAGGTTCAGGTCAGCTATATGATTACTACCGTAATGCGTGGCAGATAGAAAGCGAATTGTATAAAAATTAA
- a CDS encoding lyase family protein gives MSNFRTESDSMGELQVPSDALYQAQTQRAVNNFAISGLTMPKQFVTALAYIKQAAAQSNFELNHLSKSKANAIEQACQQIIDGEHYEHFPVDIFQTGSGTSSNMNANEVIATLATRIGNELIHPNDDVNMGQSSNDVVPTAIALSSAINVVYELLPSLEKLSQSLEQKKADVGKIVKTGRTHLMDAMPVTFEQTLSAWQSQVNNAASGIRHSLERVCELAQGGTAVGTGINADGEFASKFAKNLSANVGISFKPSSNFFYNIGSQDAIVALSGQLKVLAVAQMKIANDLRWMNSGPLAGLGEIELEALQPGSSIMPGKVNPVIPEAAAMVSAQVIGNDATITVAGQAGNFELNVMLPVIAHNILQSIELLANSAQALADKAIASFKVNQTNIDKALAKNPILVTALNPVIGYEKAAKIAKQAYKEARPIIDVAEQETDLSRSELEKLLNPTKLTQGGL, from the coding sequence ATGAGCAATTTTAGAACCGAATCGGACAGTATGGGTGAATTACAGGTCCCTAGTGATGCGCTATACCAAGCGCAAACCCAGCGTGCAGTTAACAACTTTGCTATTAGCGGCTTAACTATGCCAAAACAGTTTGTAACAGCCCTTGCATACATTAAACAAGCAGCAGCACAAAGTAACTTTGAGCTAAATCACTTAAGTAAAAGTAAAGCCAACGCTATTGAGCAAGCATGCCAACAAATTATTGATGGCGAGCATTACGAGCACTTCCCTGTTGATATTTTCCAAACAGGTTCGGGCACCAGCTCTAACATGAACGCCAATGAAGTTATCGCAACGCTTGCAACTCGCATTGGTAATGAGCTTATTCACCCCAACGATGATGTAAATATGGGGCAAAGCTCTAACGATGTAGTGCCGACAGCCATAGCGCTTAGTAGTGCAATTAACGTAGTTTATGAATTACTGCCATCACTTGAAAAACTCTCGCAGAGCTTAGAGCAAAAAAAAGCAGACGTGGGCAAAATAGTTAAAACAGGACGTACGCATTTAATGGATGCTATGCCCGTTACGTTTGAGCAAACACTCAGCGCGTGGCAGTCACAAGTAAATAATGCAGCCTCTGGCATTCGCCATAGCTTAGAGCGAGTGTGCGAGCTTGCCCAAGGCGGGACAGCTGTTGGTACCGGTATTAATGCCGATGGCGAATTTGCCTCAAAATTTGCTAAAAACTTAAGCGCAAATGTGGGTATAAGTTTTAAACCAAGCAGTAACTTTTTTTACAACATTGGCTCACAAGATGCCATTGTAGCGCTCTCAGGCCAGTTAAAAGTACTCGCTGTAGCACAAATGAAAATAGCCAACGACCTACGCTGGATGAATTCAGGCCCACTTGCTGGGCTTGGTGAAATAGAGCTTGAAGCACTGCAACCTGGCTCATCGATTATGCCAGGCAAAGTAAACCCGGTGATCCCAGAAGCGGCAGCCATGGTAAGCGCTCAAGTTATAGGTAACGATGCAACCATCACTGTAGCAGGCCAAGCGGGTAATTTTGAGCTAAACGTAATGCTACCGGTTATTGCACATAATATTTTACAAAGCATTGAGCTACTTGCTAATAGCGCACAAGCATTGGCAGATAAAGCCATTGCAAGTTTTAAAGTAAACCAAACCAATATTGATAAAGCACTGGCCAAAAATCCAATTTTAGTGACTGCGCTTAATCCGGTGATCGGCTACGAAAAAGCAGCCAAAATAGCGAAGCAAGCCTACAAAGAAGCTCGCCCAATAATTGATGTAGCAGAGCAAGAAACCGACCTTTCACGCAGTGAATTAGAAAAACTCCTTAACCCCACTAAACTTACCCAAGGCGGTTTATAA
- a CDS encoding bifunctional diguanylate cyclase/phosphodiesterase → MFHSIRNKFIIITTCLIVLSSSFVFYLAINEHEDLYRQSVEENLDAMSSNISDNLLRVMSQEIDLFSITTELLGLDRYEHIKFVNVFDSNWQLIQSYVHPNYLKLDEFSPKLQGIKPQSLPHAVSTTNQGLVALKTIGEEQFPVGYLLIVQDFNKPLNESKASLFFSAAPIVFFSIVITIIISFWIYQHLLSPLLKLSKFTQKVEKTTNYQLQYQSSGSDEVSRLGKDINNLLNTIHTQVLTNQKNTAQLLKQKQSMEHLANYDILTGLPNRLFIMALLQEELTRSKSNEQDIAIMFFDVDSFKGVNDTLGHETGDLLLKAVASNIKKHIRENDVIARLGGDEFLIMLRNINNYALVTTIAEQIISSMQTPFTINQWDIPTGVSIGIAHAKEVGFDINTLISNADIAMYASKEKGKGSYTVFHKEMLENSKRMAQVANLISHAIAQNEFEVVYQLKIAANGEINGLEALIRWQSEELGFISPGEFIPIAEQAGKIKAITQWVVSRVFQDLPTLKQTIGNHVLVSLNLSSHDLKDNHFINVVKNKLVKYNVDIANIQFEITESSYLDNFKNSNEFFNQIKKMGGSIALDDFGTGYSSLSYLTKIDIDTIKIDRMFVNQFDSSEKDAAVLKAILDLSKRLGLKVCSEGIETASQANYLIKNGSDEMQGYYFAKPVAISHIPAAKAQAKEAFKALTLK, encoded by the coding sequence ATGTTTCATAGTATTCGTAACAAATTTATTATTATTACGACTTGTTTAATCGTACTAAGCTCTAGTTTTGTTTTTTATTTGGCAATTAATGAGCACGAGGATTTATACCGCCAATCAGTTGAAGAAAATCTCGATGCGATGTCATCAAATATTTCAGATAATTTGTTACGTGTGATGTCGCAAGAGATAGACTTATTTTCTATCACAACTGAGCTTTTGGGGTTAGATAGGTACGAGCACATAAAGTTTGTAAATGTATTTGATAGTAATTGGCAACTAATACAGTCCTATGTTCATCCTAATTACTTAAAGCTTGATGAGTTTTCCCCCAAGTTACAAGGGATCAAGCCGCAAAGTTTGCCCCATGCGGTGAGTACAACTAACCAAGGTTTAGTAGCCTTAAAAACAATTGGTGAGGAGCAATTCCCTGTAGGCTATTTATTAATTGTTCAGGACTTTAATAAGCCTCTAAATGAAAGCAAAGCGAGCTTATTTTTTAGTGCAGCCCCAATCGTTTTTTTTAGTATAGTGATCACCATCATCATCTCTTTTTGGATATATCAACATTTATTAAGCCCTCTACTAAAACTTTCTAAGTTCACGCAAAAAGTAGAAAAAACGACTAACTACCAACTTCAATATCAGAGCTCCGGCAGCGACGAAGTATCGCGACTTGGTAAAGATATTAATAACTTGCTTAACACTATTCACACCCAAGTACTCACTAATCAAAAAAACACCGCACAACTATTAAAGCAAAAGCAATCAATGGAGCACCTAGCTAACTACGATATATTAACTGGCTTACCTAATCGTCTGTTTATTATGGCTTTACTACAAGAAGAGTTAACACGCAGTAAAAGCAACGAGCAAGATATAGCAATCATGTTTTTCGACGTAGATAGCTTTAAAGGTGTTAACGATACACTTGGCCATGAAACGGGCGACCTACTTTTAAAGGCGGTAGCCAGTAATATCAAAAAGCATATACGCGAAAACGATGTTATTGCACGCTTAGGGGGCGATGAGTTTTTAATAATGCTGCGCAATATAAATAATTACGCCCTGGTTACTACTATTGCGGAGCAAATTATCAGCTCAATGCAAACGCCTTTTACTATTAACCAATGGGATATACCCACCGGAGTCAGTATTGGGATTGCCCATGCCAAAGAGGTTGGGTTTGATATTAATACATTAATTAGTAATGCAGATATAGCAATGTATGCCTCAAAAGAAAAAGGTAAAGGGTCGTACACTGTTTTTCATAAAGAAATGTTAGAAAACAGCAAGCGAATGGCTCAAGTTGCTAATTTAATTAGTCATGCAATTGCGCAAAATGAGTTTGAAGTTGTCTATCAGTTAAAAATAGCTGCCAATGGTGAAATTAATGGCCTTGAAGCCCTTATTAGGTGGCAAAGTGAAGAGCTTGGTTTTATTTCACCAGGCGAGTTTATACCCATTGCAGAGCAAGCAGGTAAAATAAAAGCAATCACACAGTGGGTAGTCTCCAGGGTATTTCAAGATTTACCCACATTAAAACAAACTATAGGTAACCATGTACTCGTTTCTTTAAACCTATCGAGCCATGATCTTAAAGATAATCACTTTATTAATGTTGTAAAAAATAAATTGGTTAAATACAACGTCGACATTGCAAATATCCAGTTTGAAATAACCGAATCAAGCTACTTGGATAATTTTAAAAACTCCAATGAATTCTTTAATCAAATAAAAAAAATGGGCGGCTCTATAGCCCTTGATGATTTTGGAACGGGATATTCATCGCTAAGCTACCTTACAAAAATAGATATCGATACCATCAAAATTGACCGTATGTTCGTTAATCAATTTGACAGTTCAGAAAAGGATGCGGCGGTATTAAAGGCCATACTCGATTTAAGTAAACGCTTAGGTTTAAAGGTATGTAGTGAGGGTATAGAAACAGCCAGTCAGGCTAACTACCTGATTAAAAATGGCAGTGATGAAATGCAAGGGTATTATTTTGCAAAGCCTGTAGCTATATCACACATTCCAGCAGCTAAAGCTCAAGCAAAAGAGGCATTTAAAGCGCTAACTTTAAAATAA
- a CDS encoding DUF350 domain-containing protein, translating to MYEFNGITMWSLQALAIDFAIIVLLFVSLKYIKGWVSNLHANDEITERDNFAFGISFAAGLVALAIVLTGVSSGAFAASLQQEALQMLGYGVLAIILIKLGHFFQDKVALRKVSLHDEIVKGNVTASIIDFGHVVSVAIVIRSALLWVATEGWHGLPIVIAAFIIGSVALLLVSQYRVQLFKRTNKSGDCLQQAIIDGNLAVGIRYAGFLVGSALAITAASGIAPYAADNINASLLYWAISAITSLVAFIILHLITIKIILSGCDISDEVNRQKNVGVGAISAAVSFAVGITMATLLGA from the coding sequence ATGTACGAATTTAATGGAATAACTATGTGGTCGCTACAAGCTTTGGCGATTGATTTTGCAATTATAGTGTTGTTATTTGTAAGCCTAAAATATATTAAAGGTTGGGTTTCAAATTTACATGCGAATGATGAAATAACAGAGCGCGATAACTTTGCGTTTGGTATTAGCTTTGCGGCAGGCTTAGTTGCTCTTGCCATTGTACTAACGGGTGTGAGTAGTGGCGCGTTTGCTGCGTCTTTACAACAAGAAGCCCTGCAAATGCTAGGCTATGGTGTATTAGCCATTATCCTGATTAAATTAGGCCACTTTTTTCAAGATAAGGTTGCGCTTCGTAAAGTCAGCCTGCACGACGAAATTGTAAAAGGTAATGTAACGGCCTCTATTATCGACTTTGGTCATGTAGTGAGTGTGGCTATTGTGATTCGCTCTGCACTTTTATGGGTAGCAACAGAGGGCTGGCACGGGCTGCCTATCGTTATTGCTGCTTTTATTATTGGCAGTGTTGCACTACTGCTTGTAAGCCAATACCGCGTACAGTTATTTAAGCGTACCAATAAGAGCGGTGATTGTTTACAGCAAGCTATTATTGATGGCAATTTAGCTGTAGGTATACGCTACGCAGGCTTTTTAGTGGGCAGTGCCTTAGCTATTACAGCAGCATCGGGTATTGCACCGTATGCGGCCGATAACATTAATGCTAGCCTGCTTTACTGGGCTATTAGTGCGATTACAAGTTTAGTGGCATTCATCATTTTGCATTTAATCACCATCAAAATAATTTTATCAGGTTGTGATATTTCAGATGAAGTTAACCGTCAGAAAAATGTGGGTGTAGGTGCTATTTCTGCTGCAGTGTCGTTCGCTGTAGGTATTACTATGGCAACTTTACTAGGCGCATAA
- a CDS encoding PspA/IM30 family protein has translation MSILKKLFTAVRGGAREAGEAIVDANGIRIFEQEIADAQNALNRAKKSLTEVMAKEMQTKRKISAVDASIAEHEAYAGQALEKGNEALALEIAEKIGDFEAEKAENEQVLAGFSNHIVTLKQQVKDAEKSIKENQRQLTMVKTTESVQQATMAVNSTLNTNSSSMTSARQSLERIKQRQQDRSDQLGAAKELEADANGDDLKAKMAEAGIGDTSPKSADILARIKAKQNG, from the coding sequence ATGAGTATATTAAAAAAATTATTTACAGCAGTACGTGGCGGTGCGCGTGAAGCGGGTGAAGCAATTGTAGATGCAAACGGTATTCGTATTTTTGAACAAGAAATAGCAGATGCGCAAAATGCACTTAATCGTGCTAAAAAAAGCCTTACAGAAGTAATGGCTAAAGAAATGCAAACTAAGCGCAAAATTAGCGCGGTAGATGCATCAATTGCTGAGCACGAAGCGTATGCTGGCCAAGCACTTGAAAAAGGTAACGAAGCCCTAGCTTTAGAAATTGCAGAAAAAATTGGCGACTTTGAAGCTGAAAAAGCTGAAAACGAGCAAGTATTAGCAGGTTTCAGCAATCACATTGTAACGCTTAAGCAGCAAGTTAAAGACGCTGAAAAGTCGATTAAAGAAAACCAACGCCAGCTTACTATGGTTAAAACCACAGAAAGCGTACAGCAAGCAACAATGGCTGTTAACAGCACGCTTAATACTAATAGCTCGTCTATGACCTCGGCTCGTCAGTCGCTTGAACGTATTAAACAGCGCCAGCAAGATCGTAGCGACCAATTAGGTGCGGCAAAAGAGCTTGAAGCAGATGCAAACGGCGATGACTTAAAAGCAAAAATGGCTGAAGCAGGCATTGGCGATACAAGCCCAAAAAGCGCTGATATTTTAGCGCGCATTAAAGCCAAGCAAAACGGCTAA
- a CDS encoding GNAT family N-acetyltransferase, with translation MATFTHQWFSDINQIDVHEWTRLFGNEPFTRHAFLYALEHSHCVNNETGWQPKHLAVYEGGELVALAPGYLKSHSYGEYVFDWAWAEAFEQHGLAYYPKWLCGVPFSPIEGQRIAIAHKDTQSVYEYIKRQLNLTSVEQGWSGWHVNFCPKMQAQALCTDDIMQHVGVQFQWFNKDFKTFDDFLNTLTARKRKTLKKERAKIAQQNITIEWLQGSHLSPETMQLFCEFYQRTYLKRSGHLGYLNIEFFALLQALMGDQLIIMLAKKDNKIVAATLSLQGENTLYGRYWGASEEIDSLHFELCYYQGIEFAIKHNLHCFHSGAQGEHKIPRGFEPVFTYSCHYIVEPDFRAAINDYLNREQQHMAIYKAQCADLLPFKNQ, from the coding sequence ATGGCAACTTTTACCCACCAATGGTTTAGTGATATTAACCAAATAGACGTACACGAATGGACGCGTTTATTTGGTAATGAACCCTTTACCCGCCATGCATTTTTATATGCATTAGAACACAGCCACTGTGTAAACAACGAGACTGGGTGGCAGCCTAAGCACTTAGCGGTTTATGAAGGTGGCGAATTAGTCGCACTGGCACCTGGGTATTTAAAAAGCCACTCTTACGGAGAATATGTATTTGATTGGGCATGGGCAGAAGCCTTTGAACAACACGGGTTAGCCTATTACCCTAAATGGCTATGTGGTGTACCTTTTAGCCCCATTGAAGGTCAGCGCATTGCCATTGCACATAAGGATACACAAAGCGTATACGAGTACATAAAAAGGCAATTAAACTTAACGAGTGTGGAGCAAGGATGGTCTGGCTGGCATGTTAACTTTTGTCCAAAGATGCAGGCTCAAGCACTGTGTACTGACGATATAATGCAGCACGTAGGCGTTCAGTTTCAGTGGTTTAATAAGGACTTTAAAACCTTTGACGATTTTTTGAATACACTCACCGCACGCAAACGAAAAACGCTAAAAAAAGAGCGTGCTAAAATAGCCCAGCAAAATATTACCATTGAATGGCTACAAGGCTCGCACCTAAGTCCTGAAACAATGCAGCTATTTTGTGAGTTTTATCAGCGTACTTATTTAAAACGCTCAGGGCATTTAGGGTACTTAAATATTGAGTTTTTTGCTTTATTACAGGCGTTAATGGGCGATCAGCTAATTATTATGCTTGCCAAAAAAGACAACAAAATAGTGGCGGCAACGCTAAGCTTACAAGGTGAGAACACCTTGTATGGCCGCTATTGGGGCGCCAGCGAAGAAATAGATTCCCTTCATTTTGAGCTGTGTTACTACCAAGGGATTGAATTTGCGATTAAGCATAACTTACATTGCTTTCACTCAGGCGCCCAAGGCGAGCATAAAATACCTCGTGGGTTTGAGCCTGTTTTTACCTACTCATGCCACTATATTGTTGAACCCGACTTTAGAGCAGCAATAAACGACTACCTAAACAGAGAACAACAACATATGGCAATTTATAAAGCGCAGTGCGCTGATTTACTGCCGTTTAAAAACCAATAA
- a CDS encoding YjfI family protein: MELNELSIKLASFETEGANFESFLIANPGEQDVLQVIVDGNDELPIFVTQTQEQLLCISYLFGEDEVKSELSNELNETLLRLNVPIPLSAFAKIDNKYAIFGALSVNSSLDDITHELVTLADNAIDALEAVTLYLND; this comes from the coding sequence ATGGAATTAAATGAACTTTCAATAAAATTAGCTTCTTTTGAAACAGAAGGCGCTAACTTTGAGTCTTTCTTGATTGCCAACCCTGGTGAGCAAGATGTTTTACAAGTCATAGTTGATGGAAACGATGAACTTCCAATTTTTGTAACGCAAACACAAGAGCAGTTGTTATGTATTAGCTACTTGTTTGGCGAAGATGAAGTAAAAAGTGAATTAAGCAACGAGTTAAACGAAACACTACTACGTTTAAACGTGCCAATTCCACTGAGTGCATTTGCTAAAATCGATAACAAATACGCGATTTTTGGTGCACTGTCGGTAAATTCATCATTAGATGATATTACCCACGAACTAGTGACACTAGCAGACAACGCTATTGACGCACTAGAAGCCGTGACCTTGTATTTAAACGATTAG
- a CDS encoding DUF938 domain-containing protein gives MNKPFSQACENNKGPILEVLKTAFNKTKTVLEVGSGTGQHSVYFAEKLPHLQWYTSDRRINHEGINLWHKEANLTNLHAPLELDLNYAWPVNNVDAIYTANTFHIVSWQLVEQFFKGVATHLANKGVVCIYGPFKYQGQFTSTSNKEFDRFLTQRDSLSGIRDFEAIEQLAKHAGLKLISDTAMPANNQLLVFKRQ, from the coding sequence ATGAATAAACCTTTCTCACAAGCGTGTGAAAACAATAAGGGCCCTATTTTAGAGGTGCTTAAAACGGCTTTTAATAAAACAAAAACGGTACTTGAAGTAGGCTCAGGTACGGGGCAGCACAGCGTATATTTTGCTGAGAAATTACCGCATTTACAGTGGTATACAAGTGATCGCCGTATAAACCATGAGGGCATAAATTTATGGCATAAAGAGGCAAATTTAACTAATTTGCACGCCCCTCTTGAGCTTGATTTAAATTATGCATGGCCGGTAAATAATGTGGATGCCATTTACACAGCAAATACATTTCATATTGTAAGTTGGCAGTTGGTTGAGCAATTTTTTAAAGGGGTTGCAACGCACTTAGCAAACAAAGGTGTAGTGTGTATTTATGGCCCTTTCAAATATCAAGGGCAGTTTACAAGTACAAGTAATAAAGAGTTCGATCGCTTTTTAACGCAGCGTGATTCACTTAGCGGTATTCGCGATTTTGAGGCCATAGAGCAATTAGCAAAGCACGCTGGGCTTAAGCTCATCAGTGATACAGCCATGCCAGCTAACAATCAGTTATTGGTTTTTAAACGGCAGTAA
- a CDS encoding DUF4178 domain-containing protein, whose product MFNFFKSKKEPERQLNHASELKKGDMFTVIDSFAYPSWLKGQTLRVIDIQTYQYQHSSDTEFVLETNSGQVVFLQIEQDDGEQWANFSIKIQRDDVEQIFGLDEFARIFDEESLTHIQVQNTPEQFMQFLAKSYQQSESPYVCYFHNKDFRGQSLPRYEQEGGEPCEMICLASPDEGHGLNIEIWDGGETEVSLTLTRPITDIVDLFPGDAK is encoded by the coding sequence ATGTTTAATTTTTTCAAATCAAAAAAAGAGCCAGAACGTCAGCTTAACCATGCAAGTGAGCTTAAAAAGGGCGATATGTTTACCGTTATCGATTCATTTGCGTACCCGTCGTGGTTAAAAGGGCAAACGCTGCGTGTTATTGATATTCAAACCTATCAATATCAGCACAGTAGTGATACTGAGTTTGTGCTAGAGACGAACAGCGGTCAGGTAGTATTTTTACAAATTGAGCAAGATGATGGCGAGCAATGGGCTAATTTTTCAATAAAAATTCAGCGTGATGACGTAGAGCAAATATTTGGGCTAGACGAATTTGCACGTATTTTTGATGAAGAGTCGTTAACCCATATACAGGTGCAAAATACGCCAGAGCAGTTTATGCAGTTTTTAGCTAAAAGCTATCAGCAAAGTGAATCGCCTTATGTGTGTTATTTCCATAACAAAGATTTTCGTGGCCAGTCGTTACCGCGCTATGAGCAAGAAGGTGGCGAACCTTGTGAAATGATTTGTTTAGCGTCGCCGGACGAAGGGCATGGCTTAAATATTGAAATATGGGATGGCGGTGAGACTGAAGTGTCACTAACGTTAACACGCCCAATTACCGATATAGTCGACTTATTTCCAGGAGATGCGAAGTGA